CCATGATGGCCACGCGGTCGCCGAGTTCGATGCCCGCGGCGATCAGGCCCTTCGCCACACCGGTGACGGTCTTCGCGAACTGCGACGCCGTGACGTCCTTCCAGCCACCACTGCCGTTCGGCACGTTGAACAGCACGGCGTTCGGCGACTGTTCGGCATGGCGGAAGACGTTGTCGGAATTGTTCGCGTCATCCGGGATTGTGTAGGAAGCCGGGACTTCGAACTCTCGCATCAGTGCCCTTCCACGTGTGTTTACTCGCCAGTAATCTACGACACCTTGATCCGGGGTGTCAGTCCGGCCGCCGAATCCCGGCAGCGGATCAACCCAGGTGGCGCATGTCCACCGGTTGCAGTGCCTCACGCAGGAACTCCGACAATTCGCGCACCGCCGCGGCCGCAGGCGCCGCCAGCGACGCCTGCAGCTGCGCGACGTGCCACAGCCCACGGCTCTCGGTGAACCGCACGTGCACGCCCGCGTCGCGCAATGCCTGCACCAACTCTACGCACTGCTCATGCAGCAGTTCATCGATATCGGCCTGCACATAGGTGGGCGGCAGCCCGTGCATGGACGCGCGCAGCGGCGCGTATCCGGGCACGCCAGGATCGCCGTCGCCGAGGTAGGCGGCCGCGCAGGCGAGTGCCCACGGCCTGCTCACCACGAGATCGCGCTCGCGCGCCGGGGTGCCGGTCGGGTCCGTCCAGGGCGCGATCAGCCCCAGCGCGGCCGGGCGGCGGTTCTGCTCGGCCAGCAGGCGCTGCGCGGTCGCCAGGCTCAGCCCACCGCCCGCCGAGTCACCGGCGATGGCGATCGACTCGGGCGCGTACCCGGCGGCGACCAGCTCGTCGAAGGCCGCCACCGCGTCGTCGAGCGCGGCGGGGAAGGGATGCTCCGGCGCCAGCCGGTAGTCCAGTAGGAACACCGCCGCGCCCGTCTCGTGCGCCAGCCGCGCCGCCAGCGAGCGATGCGTGGCCATCGATCCCACGGCGTAACCACCGCCGTGCAGGTAGAGCACGGCGGTGGTGGGCTCGGCGCGCCCGGCGGTCAGCTGCTCGGCCGGCCTGCCGCCGAGCCGGGTGCGGCGCACCGTCGTGCCCGCGGGCACGAACTGGATGCGGGAGGCCGCGTCCATCAGGGTGCGCTGCACGGTGAACGGCAGGCGGGCGTTGAGCATCACCCGGAACAGGGGATTGATCGCCGCCCGCAGGACGGGCAGCGGAATGTTCAGATCGCGCAAGGTCGTTCGCTCTCGCTCGGCAACCGGACTCGGGTCAGGGCAGGTAGGGGCCGCTGACCGCGGCCGCGATGCGCTGGTAGCCCGAGGCGGTGACGCGCACGAACAGATCGAGCAACTTGGCCTCCCAGCCGATCAGCACCCGGCCATGCCCCTTGCGCACGCCGTTGACGATCGTCTGCGCGGCCATCTCCGGGGTGTGGATGGCGAGCTTCTTGTCGAACATCGAGGCCGCCGACTTCTCGTCGATGCCCTCGGCGTAGGTGGCGTTGCGCGCCACGGCGGTCTTGATGCCGCCCGGGTGCACGCAGGTGACCTTGACCGGCAGCTTGCCGACCAGCATCTCCTGGCGCAGCGCCTCGGTGAAGCCGCGCACCGCGAACTTGGCCGAGTTGTAGGCGGCCTGGCCGGGCACGGCGATGAGCCCGAACAGGCTGGACACGTTGACCACGTGGCCGTCGCCGGACTCGATGAGCATCGGCAGGAACGCCTTGGTGCCGTTGACGACACCCCAGAAGTCGACGTCCATGATCCGCTCGATGTCCTTGAACTCGGACTTGATCACGTCGCCGTGGTGGGCGATGCCCGCGTTGTTGTAGATCTGGTGGACCACGCCGAAGTGCGCCTTCACCGCGTCGGCGTAGAGCAGCACGGCCTCGCGCTCGGCCACGTTCACCCGGTCCGACTTCACCTGCGCGCCGAGCTGTTCACAGCGACGCACGGTCTCGGCCAGACCCTCGGTGTCGATGTCGGACAGCGCCAGGCGCGCGCCGCGCCGGGCCAGGTTCTCGGCCAGGGCCCGGCCGATGCCGGAACCCGCGCCGGTGATCACGCAGACCTTGTCCTTGAAGTAAGCGTCGTTGCTCACGGTCACACAACTTTCAGTTCGGCGGGCGCGGTGGTCGGCTCCGGGGCGGTGTTCTTGTCGGGGGTGGTGCTGGTCGCGTAGGCCGACACGTCGAATTTCCTTGTCAGACTACGGAACCGGAAGGTGAAATCGGGCCACAACGTGGTGTTGTTGCCGTGCTTGTCCAGGTACCAGCTGGCGCAGCCGCCGGTGTTCCACACCGACTTGCTCAGCTTGGCCTGCAGTTCGCGGTTGTATTCGTCCTGCACCTCGCGGCGCACCTCGACGGTGCGCAGGCCGAGGCGGTCGACGGTGGCCAGCGCGTCGGCGATGTAGTTGATCTGCGATTCGATCATGTACACCATCGAGGTGTGGCCCAGGCCGACGTTCGGGCCGAGCAGGAAGAACATGTTGGGGAAGTTCGCCACGGCCGAGCCCTTGTAACCCTGCTGGCCGATGTCGTCGAACACCTCGCTCAGCGTGCGGCCGTCCTTGCCGACGATGGTCTCGTAGGTCGGCGAATCGGTGACGTGGAAGCCGGTGGCCACGATGAGCGCGTCGATCTCGCGCTCGGTGCCGTCCTTGGTGACGATCGAGTGCGGGCGGATCTCGGCGATGCCGTCGGTGATCAGGTCGACGTTGTCGCGGTCCAGCGCCGGGTAGTAGTCGTTGGAGATCAGCATGCGCTTGCAGCCGATGCGGTAGTTCGGGGTGGCCTTGCGGCGCAGCTCCGGATCGCTGATCTCGTAGCGCAGCTTGGCTTTCGAGATCAGCTCGAAGGCCTGCATGAGCGGCGGGAACTTGGCGAGGCCGACCACCTGGGTCTCGCGCGCGGCGTAGATCGCGGCGCGGGAGAGTCGCTGCACGCCGGGAATGTGCTTGAACGCCAGCCGTTCCGGCAGGGTGTAGGGCCGATCGAAGCGCGGTAGCAGCCACGGCGCGGTGCGCTGATAGACGTCGAGGTGGCCCACCTGCGGCGCGATGGCGGGCACGATCTGGATCGCCGAGGCGCCGGTGCCGATGATGGCCACCCGCTTGTCGGTGAGGTCGGCGCTGTGGTTCCAGCGGGCGGAGTGGAAGATCTCGCCGTCGAAGCTGTTGATGCCCTTGATATCGGGCAGCGCGGGCTCGCACAGCGCGCCGACCGCGGAGACCACGGTGTCGGCGGTGAAGGCGCCCTGGCTGGTGGCGATCTCCCACTGCGCGGTCTCGGCGTTCCACCGGGCGCCGGTGACGTCGCAGTCGAAGATGTGCTTGTCGAGCACCTGGTACTTCTCGGCCACCGAGCGGATGTACTGCTGGATCTCGCCCTGGCGGGAGAACGAGCGCGACCAGTCCGGGTTCAGCGCGAAGGAGTACGAGTACAGGTGCGAGGGCACGTCGCAGGCCGCACCCGGATAGGTGTTGTCCCGCCAGGTGCCGCCGACATCGCTGCCGCGCTCCAGGACCAGGTAGTCGGTGCGGCCCTGTTGCCTGAGGCGGATGGCCAGGCCCAATCCGGCGAACCCGCTGCCGATGATGATCGTCTTGGCGTGGCGGGTGGGCCGGTCGCCGACAGCATTGTCTGTAACCTTGCGACTCATGTAACCCAGATTACGGCGCTATTGAGCAGGAGTCAACAGTATTGAACGACGTTCAGTAACATGAGTACCGTGAAGAGCAGCAGCCCCGGCGGAACCGCGAAACGAACCCGGCTCAGCCCCGAGGAGCGCCGCAAGCAGTTGATCGCGCTCGGGGCGCGGATGCTCGGCGAGCGCGCCATCGAGGACATCTCCGTCAGCGAGATCGCCGCCGAGGCGGGCATCTCCCGCGGCCTGCTGTTCCACTACTTCCCGACCAAACAGGACTTCCAGCTCGCCATCGTCCGCCACGCCAACGCCGAACTGCTCGAGCGCGTGACCCCCGACCGGACGCTCGGCATCACCGACATGGTGCGTGACTCCATCGAGCGCTACGTCGACTACGTCAGCCAGAACCGCACCTCGTACCTGGCCCTGCTGCGCGGACCCACCAGCGTCAACCCCGACCTCGGCCCGCTGGTCGAATCCACCCGCGACGCCATCGTCCAGCTCATCCTCACCGAGGCCCCGATCGAGGTCGCCGAGGCCGACCGCCCCCGCCTGCTGCTCGGCATGCGCGGCTGGATCGCCTTCGTCGAGGAGACCACCCTCACCTGGCTGCGCACCGAACCCATTCCCCGCGAACAACTCATCGACCTGCTCGTCGACTCCCTGCTCAACCTCGCCGCAGCCCTCGAACCACAACTGGCGGCGGCACTGCGCTCCTGACGCTCAGTGCAGGTGGGCGGCCAGGTGCGGGACGGCTTCGGCCGGGTGTTCGGCGTCGATCGCGGCGGCGATTTCGCGGTAGGCCCAACCGGTTTCGGTGCGGTCGAGGGTGCCCACCAGGAAACCGTGCGCAGGATCTTCCAGGACGTAGTGGGCGAATTCGGTGCCGGTCTCGCCGTTCACCAAGCGGCAGAAGGAGTTTCGTACCTCATCCAGGGTCTGGCCGGTGTAGGAGGTCACCAGGAGCACCACCGTGGTCACCGCGGGGGCGATGCGGGTGAGGTCGAGGGTGATGATCTCGTTGTCCCCGTCGCCCTCACCGTTGGTGCTGTCGCCGAGCAGGCGCACCGCACCGTCCTGGGAGGACAACTGTTCGTGGTACACCACATCCGCCAGCGCGTCCCCCGCGAACAGCAACGCCGCGGCGTTGAGATCGATCTCGCGTCGCCCGCGCAACCAGCGGCTCCGGTCGGCCGGATCCCACCCCAGCCCCATCGTCACGAACGACAACCCCGTCTCGGACACCCGCACCCTCTCGCCGAACCACGCGACGCCGGTGGGCATCGCGCCACCCACGCTATACCGGTCCAGGGGCAGCCGTCCGGCTTCGTCCACAGGTCGACCACCGTCGGTCTTCCGTAGCCTCAGGGGTTCAGCTCTGCTGCGGTGCCTGTCCCCGGCGGAAGCGCGACTGCTCGAGCTTCGCGCGTCGAATGGTTGCGCGCTGAACCGCGCCTCATCCGCCATCACGCGCACGAGGATTCCGGCCCCCGCGGTCTCGATCTCCAACCTGCCCGAGGACCCCGCCGACGGCGCGGGGCCGGGCAGCGTGCGTGCTGCCCGGCCCCGGCGCGTCGCGATGCGGAATTAGCTGGTCGGCTCGAAGGCTTCGGCGATGATCTCCGCCTGCTCGACGGCGTGCACCTTCGACGAACCCGAGGACGGGGCCGACATGGCGCGGCGGGAGATGCGGCGCAGCTTGCCCAGGCGGTCGGGGAGCATCTCGGGCAGGTTGAGGCCGAAGAACGGCCAGGCGCCCTGGTTGGCGGGCTCCTCCTGGACCCAGGCGATGTCGGTCGCGTTCGGGTAGCCGCCCAGCGCCTCGTTGATGCGGAACTTCGGCACCGGGTAGAGCTGCTCGACACGCACGATCGCCACGTCCTCGCGCTTCTGCTTGGCCTTCTCCGCGGCCAGCTCGTAGTAGAGCTTGCCGCTGGTCAGCAGGATGCGCTTGACCTTGCTGCGGTCGCCGATGCCCTGCTCGTAGGCGGGCTCGTCGAACACCGACCGGAACTTGGACTCGGTGAAGTCCTTCAGATCCGAGACCACGGCCTTGTTGCGCAGCATCGACTTCGGGGTGAAGACGATGAGCGGACGGCGGATGCCGTCGAGCGCGTGCCGGCGCAGCAGGTGGAAGTAGTTGGCCGGGGTGGACGGCACCGCGACCGTCATCGACCCCTCCGCGCACAGCTGCAGGAAGCGTTCGATGCGACCGGAGGTGTGGTCCGGGCCCTGCCCCTCGTGGCCGTGCGGCAGCAGCAGCACGACGTCGGAGAGCTGGCCCCACTTGGCCTCACCGGAGGAGATGAACTCGTCGATGATCGACTGCGCGCCGTTGACGAAGTCGCCGAACTGCGCCTCCCACAGCACCAGCGCATCCGGGTTACCCAGCGAGTAGCCGTATTCGAAACCGACGGCGGCGAACTCGCTCAGCGCCGAGTCGTGCACGGCGAACCAGCCCGGGTTGGCGCTGCCGATGTTGTGCAGCGGGGTGTACTCCGCGGCGGTCTTGCGGTCGATGATCACCGCGTGCCGCTGGGTGAACGTGCCACGACGGGAGTCCTGGCCGGTCAGGCGCACGGCCCGGCCCTCGTCGATGAGCGTGCCGAAGGCGAGCAGCTCGGCGAAGGCCCAGTCGATCTTGCCCTCGTAGGCCATCTCGCGGCGCTTCTCCAGCACCGGCTTCACGCGCGGGTGCACGTTGAAGCCCTCGGGCACGTTGATGAACGCGTCACCGATGCGCTGCAGCACCGACTTGTCCACCGCGGTGTGCACGGTGCCGGGCACCCGCTGGTCGTCTTCGACCGATTCGCTCGGGCCCGGTGGGTATTTCTCCAGTTCGCGGACTTCGTTGAACACCCGTTCCAGCTGGCCCTGGTAGTCGCGCAGCGCGTCCTCGGCCTCCTTGAGCGAGATGTCGCCGCGGCCGATCAGGCTCTCGGTGTAGCTCTTGCGCACCGAGCGCTTGGTGTCGATGACGTCGTACATGTACGGCTGGGTCATCGACGGGTCGTCGCCCTCGTTGTGCCCGCGGCGGCGGTAGCAGATGAGGTCGATGACCACGTCCTTGCGGAACTTCTGGCGGAAGTCGACCGCCAGGCGCGCGACCCAGTCGCACGCCTCCGGGTCGTCGCCGTTGACGTGGAAGATCGGCGCGCCGATGAACTTCGCGATGTCGGTGGAGTACTCGGTGGAGCGGCTGTTCTCCGGGGCGGTGGTGAAGCCGATCTGGTTGTTCACCACGATGTGGATGGTGCCGCCGGTGCGGTATCCGCGCAGGCCGGAGAGGTTCAGCGTCTCGGCGACCACGCCCTGACCGGCGAACGCGGCGTCACCGTGCAGCATCAGCGGAACGACCGAGAAGCCCTCGGGGCCGTCGCCCTTGTCCAGCAGATCCTGCTTGGCGCGCACCAGGCCCTCGAGCACCGGGTCGACCGCCTCGAGGTGCGAGGGGTTGGCGGTCAGCGAGACCTTGATCTCGTTGTCGCCGAACATCTGCAGGTAGTTGCCCTCGGCGCCGAGGTGGTACTTCACGTCGCCCGAGCCGTGCGTGGCGGCCGGGTTCATGTTGCCCTCGAACTCGGTGAAGATCTTCGAGTAGGGCTTGCCGACGATGTTGGCCAGCACGTTGAGCCGGCCGCGGTGCGGCATGCCGATGACGACCTCGTCGAGGGCGTGCTCGGCGCACTGGTCGATGACGGCGTCCATCATCGGGATGACCGACTCGGCGCCCTCCAGCGAGAACCGCTTCTGGCCGACGTACTTGGTCTGCAGGAAGGTCTCGAACGCCTCGGCGGCGTTGAGCCGGTTCAGGATGTACTTCTGCTGTGCGACGGTCGGCTTGACGTGCTTCTGCTCGACGCGCTCCTGGATCCACTGCAGCTGCTCGGGATCGAGGATGTGCATGTACTCCACGCCGACGTGGCGGCAGTACGCGTCGCGCAGCACCGAGAGCACGTCGCGCAGCTTCATGCGCTCCTGGCCGTGGAAGCCGCCCACGTTGAACTCGCGGTCGAGGTCCCACAGGGTCAGGCCGTGCTGGGTGACGTCGAGGTCGGGGTGGCTGCGGAACTTGTCCTTGACCAGGTGCAGCGGGTCGGTGTCGGCCATCAGGTGACCGCGGTTGCGGTAGGCCGAGATCATCTCGAGCACGCGGGTGCTCTTGTCGACGCCGCGCTCCTTGATGTCCTTGCGCCAGCGCACGGGCTCGTAGGGCACCCCGAGGCCGTGGAAGATCTCGTCGTAGAACTCGTCGGAGATCAGCAGCTGGTGGATGGTGCGCAGGAAGTCGCCGGACTCCGCGCCCTGGATGATGCGGTGGTCGTAGGTCGAGGTCAGCGTCATGAGCTTGCCGACGCCGATGTCGGCGATCCGCTCGTCGCTCATGCCCTGGAATTCGGCCGGGTACTCCATCGCGCCCGCGCCGATGATGGCGCCCTGGCCGGGCATCAGCCGCGGCACCGAGTGCACGGTGCCGATGGTGCCCGGGTTGGTGAGCGAGATGGTGACGCCGGAGAAGTCCTCGGTGGTGAGCTTGCCCTCGCGCGCCCGCCGCACGATGTCCTCGTAGGCGGAGTGGAACTGGGCGAAGGTCATCTCCTCGGCGCCCTTGATGGCGGCCACGACCAGCGAGCGGCTGCCGTCCTTGCCGGGCAGGTCGATGGCCAGGCCCAGGTTGGTGTGCGCGGGGGTGACCGCGTGCGGCTTGCCGTCGATCTCGGCGAAGTGGCGGTTCATGTTCGGGAACGCCTTGACCGCCTGCACGATGGCGTAGCCGAGCAGGTGGGTGAAGGAGATCTTGCCGCCGCGGGTGCGGGCCAGGTGGTTGTTGATGACCAGGCGGTTGTCGATCATCAGCTTGGCCGGGATGGCACGCACCGAGGTGGCGGTGGGGATGCTCAGCGAGGCCGACATGTTCTTCGCGACCGCCGCGGCGGCGCCGCGCAGCACCTTCGACTCGTCGGCGGCCTCGGCGGACTTGGGTCCGCCGGAGGTCGGCGCGGCGTTGGAGGTCGGCGCGGGGGTGGTCTGCGGCGTGCGCGCGGTGCCCTTGGCGGCGGTGGCCTTCGGGGCGGCGGCCTTGCTCTCGGTGGCCTTGCTCTCGGTGGCCTTCGGGGCGGCCTGCTGCGGCTTGGCGGCGGCCTGCTGCGGCTTGGCGGCGGGCTGCTGGGGCTTGGCGGTGGACTGCGCGGGAGCGGCCTGCTGCGAGGCGGGAGCCGACGGGGCGGCCGCGGGTCGCGCGGGGGCCTGGCCGGGCGGAGAGGCGGTCGTCGGCGCGGGCGGCTGCTGCCCGTTGTCGCTGGCGTCGGTGGTGGTGTCAGGGGTGTAGTCGGCGAGGAATTCGTGCCAACTTTCGTCGACCGAAGATGGATCTTGCTTGAACTTCTGATACATCTCGTCGACCAGCCACTGGTTCTGACCGAACTGGGAAGTTGAGCTGCTCACAGCAGGTGTTCGCCTCATTTCGTTCTTCGCGCTGCGACGTTTGTGACGTGCCCGGCACGGGGATCGGCGGATGCGCGCCGATGCGCCCTCTGTCGAGGATATGCCCAGCAGCAAATCGGCGGTGTCACCACCACCCGCCGGAAACCGAACCCGTGTGTGTTCGACCCGTCCGGCATCGACCTTATTCCCTCCGCGCCGCGGTGTGTCGTCCGCCTCACCCTTACGCGGACGGCTCGCCGACCACCGTCGCGGACCCGGCCGACCACAGTCGCGCGTAGGTTCCGCCACCGGCCAGCAACTGCTCGTGGGTGCCGTGCTCGACGATGCGGCCACGCTCCACCACGGCGATGGCGTCGGCGCGGGCGGCGGTGGCCAACCGGTGCGCGACCACCACCGTGGTGCGGCCCCGCGCCACCGACGCGCTCGCCACCAGCACCGACGCCTCGGTCTCCGGATCCAGCGTGGCGGTGGCCTCGTCGAGCAGCAGCAGATCCGGGCGCACCAACTCGGCCCTGGCCAGCGCGATGAGCTGACGTTGCCCGGCCGACAGGCCGCGCCCGCGTTCGCCCACCGGCTGCCGCAGCCCCTGCGGCAGCGACTCGATCATCTCGGTCGCGCCGACCGCCGCGACCGCCGCCGCGATCTCGTCCGCGCTCGCGGACGGTTTCCCGAATGCGATGTTGCTCGCCACGTCGCCGGTGAACAGGTGAGCTTCCTGCGGCACGATGCTCAGCCGGGCGCGGTAGTCGCGCAGCCGGTAGTCGCGCAGGTCCACCCCGTCCACCGCGATACGCCCACCGCCGGGGTCGCGCGGCAGGTCGTAGAGGCGGGCCAGCAGCTTGACGATGGTGGACTTGCCCGCGCCGGTCGGGCCCACCAGGGCGAGCGTGGAACCGGGCGGGATGTCGAGCGCGACGTCGTCGAGCGCCGGGGTGTCGGTGCCCGGATAGCGGAACCGCACGTGATCGACCGCGACCTGACCGCGCAGGCCGTCGCTGATCGGGACGGCGTCGGGCGGGTCGGCGGCGATCGACGACGGGGTCCGCAGCAGGTCGCCGATGCGGCGCAAACCGACCCGGGCCTGCTGGTAGCCGTCGAAGACCTGGGAGAGCTGGGTGATCGGGCCGAACAGCAGTTCGAGGTAGAGCACGAACGCCACCAGCGTGCCCGCCGTCGTCGCGCCGGTGGCCACCTCGCGGGCGCCGACGAACACCACCGCGGCCAGCGCCAGATCCGCCCAGGCCACCACGAACGCGAAGTACAGCGCGATCGCCCGCTGCGCCCGCATCCGGGAGTTGCGGTAGCGCCGGGAGTACTCGGCGAAGCGGCGGGCCGCGACCGGCTCGTGCCGGTTGGCCTGCACGGCTCGCAGACCGGTGACGTTCTCCTGGAAGTCGGCGTTCACCGCGGACACGTGCTCGCGCGAGATCGAGTACGCGGTGGAGGAGACCCGGCGGAACAGCACCGTCGCCAGGATCAGCGGCGGCACGGCGGCCAGCACCACCAGCGCCAGCGAGAAGTCGATCACCAGCAGCGCCACCGCGATGCCGACCACCGTCAGCAGCCCGATCAGGGTGGTGGCGACACCGGTCTGCAGGAAGCTCGACAGCGCGTCGACGTCGGTGGTCATCCTGGTCATGATCCGGCCGGACAGTTCCCGCTCGTAGTAGTCGAGCCCGAGCCGTTGCAGATGCGCGTAGCTGCGCACCCGCAGGCCGTAGAGCACCCGCTCGCCGGTGCGGGCGGTGAGCACGATGGTGACCGCGCCGACCAGCAGCCCGGCGCCCACCAGCAGCGTGCCGAGGACCGCGGCGCGCACCAGGGCGCCGGAGTCACCGGTGCCCACACCGGTGTCGATGGCATAGCGCACCAGCGGCGGAAAGGCCACACCGAGCACGGCGTCGAGGGCCAGCAGCGCGACGACGGCGCCGACGAGTGCCCGCACCGGGCGCAGCAGCCGGGCCAGGCGGAAGCCGGGATCGGGGGTGCGCAGGCGCGCGTCGTCGAGGCCGGGCGCCTCGGTGGCGGGCGGGAGCTTCTCGATGGTGCGGCGCAGCTCCGGCGTCTCGGCGATGTCGGCGGCCGCGGCCCGCCCGAAGCCACCGCCCGGTTTCCCGACCGTCTTGCGCAACGGCACCGGTCCGGCCGGGTCGGGGGCGGGCAGCGCGCGCGGCGCGGCGGGCAGCCGGATCACCCGGTCGGCGTGCGCCAGCGTCGACTCGCGGTGCGCCAGGATGATCGTGGTGCGCCCGCCCCGGTCGGGCAGGGTGTCGAAGATGGCCGCCTCGGTCACCGCGTCCACCGCGGAGGTGGCGTCGTCGAGCACGAGGATGCGCGGGCGGGCCAGCAGCACCCTGGCCAGGGCGATGCGCTGGCGCTGACCGCCGGACAGGGTGAGACCGCGCTCGCCGACCACGGTGTCGTAGCCGTCGGGCAGTTCGCCGATGAACTCGTCGGCGGCGGCGAGCTCGGCGGCCTGCCTGATCTCGCTGTCGGTGGCGTCGGGTCTGCCGAGCGCGATGTTGGCAGCGATGGTGTCGGAGAACAGGAACGGGTCGTCGAAGACCACGCCGACCGCGGCGCGCAGGTCGGCGGCGCGCACGTCGGCCAGGTCCACGCGCTGGGTGCCGTCCGCGCCGACGAGCCGGATGTGGCCGGCGTCGGGTGCGTAGAAGCGCGGCAGCAGCAGCGACAGCGTGGTCTTGCCGGCCCCGGCGGGCCCGATGATCGCGACCGTCTCGCCGGGGCGCACGGTGAGGTCGAAGTCGCGCAGGATCGGCCGGTCCGGCTCGAAGCCGAAGCTCAGCCCCTCGATCTCGACGCCGAGCGGGCCCGCCGGCAACGGGACGGGTTCGGGCGGGTCGGTGAGCACCGGGGCGGTGTCGATCACCTGGTAGACGCGCTCGGCGGCGGCCCTGGTCAGCTGGGCCAGGATCACCACCGAGGACATCGCGCGCGCCGCCGAGGTCATCGTCGCGACATAGGCGGCGAAGGCGAGGAAGGTGCCGACGCCGATCGTGCCGTGCAGTGCCAGCCAACCGCCGAAGGCGATCACCGCGACCAGTCCGGCCTGCGGGACGGCCGCCACCACCGGCGCGAACCGCGAATCGATCCGGGCCGCGCGCATCCGTTCGGCGTACAGCCGGCGCGCGTGCCGTTCGAGCACGTCGACCATCCTGGCTTCCTGCCCGAAGCCCTTCACCACCCGCACGCCGGTCACCGTCTCCTCGACGTGCTGGGCCAGATCGGCGGCGCGCTGCTGCGCCGACCAGGTGGCCGCGAACAACCGCGGCCGCATCCGGTACACCACCGCCGCGATGCCGGGCACCACCAGCAGCGCCGCCACCGCCAGCGGCGGCGAGAGCCACAGCATCACCGCGGCGGCGAGCACGAATTGCAGCAGCGCCATGCCGGAGAGCGGCACCATCGCCAGCAGGCCCTGCACCAGTTGTAGGTCGGTGATCGACCGCGACACCACCTGACCGGTGCGCAGCGCGTCCTGCCCGGCGCCGTCGAGCCGTTGCAGCGCGCCGAGCACCCGCACCCGCAGGCCGTGTTGCACGTCGAGGGAGAGCCGCCCGGCCAGCAACCGGCGGCCGAAGGCGGCGACGAACCGGCCCGCGGCCAGCACCGCCAGCAGCAGCGCGACCGTGCCGATGACGCCGGTGTCGCCGACACCGGCCGCGTCCAGGGCGCGTTTGGTGAGCAGCGGCGCGCTCACCTCCACCAGCGCGCCGGCCAGGATGGCGCCGCCGATGCCCGCGAGCGTGCCGGGATGGCGCAGGCATTCGGCCCACAGCCGCCTGATCCAGCCCGCCGCACGCCGCCCGCTCACGC
This sequence is a window from Nocardia farcinica. Protein-coding genes within it:
- a CDS encoding alpha/beta hydrolase gives rise to the protein MRDLNIPLPVLRAAINPLFRVMLNARLPFTVQRTLMDAASRIQFVPAGTTVRRTRLGGRPAEQLTAGRAEPTTAVLYLHGGGYAVGSMATHRSLAARLAHETGAAVFLLDYRLAPEHPFPAALDDAVAAFDELVAAGYAPESIAIAGDSAGGGLSLATAQRLLAEQNRRPAALGLIAPWTDPTGTPARERDLVVSRPWALACAAAYLGDGDPGVPGYAPLRASMHGLPPTYVQADIDELLHEQCVELVQALRDAGVHVRFTESRGLWHVAQLQASLAAPAAAAVRELSEFLREALQPVDMRHLG
- a CDS encoding TetR/AcrR family transcriptional regulator, with translation MSTVKSSSPGGTAKRTRLSPEERRKQLIALGARMLGERAIEDISVSEIAAEAGISRGLLFHYFPTKQDFQLAIVRHANAELLERVTPDRTLGITDMVRDSIERYVDYVSQNRTSYLALLRGPTSVNPDLGPLVESTRDAIVQLILTEAPIEVAEADRPRLLLGMRGWIAFVEETTLTWLRTEPIPREQLIDLLVDSLLNLAAALEPQLAAALRS
- a CDS encoding TerD family protein — its product is MPTGVAWFGERVRVSETGLSFVTMGLGWDPADRSRWLRGRREIDLNAAALLFAGDALADVVYHEQLSSQDGAVRLLGDSTNGEGDGDNEIITLDLTRIAPAVTTVVLLVTSYTGQTLDEVRNSFCRLVNGETGTEFAHYVLEDPAHGFLVGTLDRTETGWAYREIAAAIDAEHPAEAVPHLAAHLH
- a CDS encoding flavin-containing monooxygenase, with amino-acid sequence MSRKVTDNAVGDRPTRHAKTIIIGSGFAGLGLAIRLRQQGRTDYLVLERGSDVGGTWRDNTYPGAACDVPSHLYSYSFALNPDWSRSFSRQGEIQQYIRSVAEKYQVLDKHIFDCDVTGARWNAETAQWEIATSQGAFTADTVVSAVGALCEPALPDIKGINSFDGEIFHSARWNHSADLTDKRVAIIGTGASAIQIVPAIAPQVGHLDVYQRTAPWLLPRFDRPYTLPERLAFKHIPGVQRLSRAAIYAARETQVVGLAKFPPLMQAFELISKAKLRYEISDPELRRKATPNYRIGCKRMLISNDYYPALDRDNVDLITDGIAEIRPHSIVTKDGTEREIDALIVATGFHVTDSPTYETIVGKDGRTLSEVFDDIGQQGYKGSAVANFPNMFFLLGPNVGLGHTSMVYMIESQINYIADALATVDRLGLRTVEVRREVQDEYNRELQAKLSKSVWNTGGCASWYLDKHGNNTTLWPDFTFRFRSLTRKFDVSAYATSTTPDKNTAPEPTTAPAELKVV
- a CDS encoding SDR family NAD(P)-dependent oxidoreductase, with protein sequence MSNDAYFKDKVCVITGAGSGIGRALAENLARRGARLALSDIDTEGLAETVRRCEQLGAQVKSDRVNVAEREAVLLYADAVKAHFGVVHQIYNNAGIAHHGDVIKSEFKDIERIMDVDFWGVVNGTKAFLPMLIESGDGHVVNVSSLFGLIAVPGQAAYNSAKFAVRGFTEALRQEMLVGKLPVKVTCVHPGGIKTAVARNATYAEGIDEKSAASMFDKKLAIHTPEMAAQTIVNGVRKGHGRVLIGWEAKLLDLFVRVTASGYQRIAAAVSGPYLP